A genomic stretch from Falco naumanni isolate bFalNau1 chromosome 4, bFalNau1.pat, whole genome shotgun sequence includes:
- the MKX gene encoding homeobox protein Mohawk isoform X2, whose product MNTIVFSKLSGQVLFEEDAKERERSGRPYVGVVEGPHHAEVLLPDSPSIKESLSLRNRRTGARQSGGKVRHKRQALQDMARPLKQWLYKHRDNPYPTKTEKILLALGSQMTLVQVSNWFANARRRLKNTVRQPDLSWALRIKLYNKYVQGNAERLSVSSDDSCSEDGENPPRNHMNEGGYNKPVHHTVIKTESSVIKAGVRPETSANEDYVSPPKYKSSLLNRYLNDSLRHVMATNAAMMEKTRQRNHSGSFSSNEFEEELVSPSSSETEGNFVYRTETLENGPSKCES is encoded by the exons atGAACACCATCGTCTTCAGCAAGCTCAGCGGCCAGGTGCTTTTCGAGGAGGACGCCAAGGAGCGGGAGCGGAGCGGCCGGCCCTACGTGGGGGTGGTGGAGGGACCGCACCACGCCGAGGTGCTGCTCCCCGACAGCCCGTCCATCAAGGAGAGCCTCAGCCTGCGCAACCGGCGGACGGG GGCGCGGCAGAGCGGCGGGAAGGTGCGGCACAAGCGGCAGGCGCTGCAGGACATGGCGCGGCCGCTCAAGCAGTGGCTCTACAAGCACCGCGACAACCCCTACCCTACCAAGACCGAGAAGATTCTGCTGGCCCTCGGCTCCCAGATGACCCTGGTGCAG GTTTCAAACTGGTTTGCCAATGCAAGACGTCGCCTGAAGAATACTGTCAGGCAACCAGATCTTAGCTGGGCGTTACGAATAAAACTGTACAACAAATATGTTCAAGGAAATGCTGAACGACTCAGCGTGAGCAGTGATGACTCATGCTCTGAAG ATGGAGAAAATCCTCCAAGAAACCATATGAATGAAGGGGGATATAACAAACCAGTTCATCACACTGTGATTAAAACTGAAAGTTCAGTAATAAAAGCAGGAGTGAGACCAGAAACAAGTGCCAATGAGGATTATGTGTCACCCCCCAAATACAAAAGCAGCTTATTGAATCGTTACCTAAATGACTCATTGAGACATGTCATGGCTACTAATGCAGCTATGATGGAAAAAACAAGGCAAAGGAATCACTCTGGTTCATTTAGTTCCAATGAATTTGAGGAAGAATTGGTGTCTCCGTCATCATCAGAGACAGAAGGCAATTTTGTCTACCGGACAG